A window from Equus caballus isolate H_3958 breed thoroughbred chromosome 8, TB-T2T, whole genome shotgun sequence encodes these proteins:
- the DSEL gene encoding dermatan-sulfate epimerase-like protein gives MALMFTGHFLFLVLAMFAFSTFEESVSNYSDWAVFTDDIDQFKTQKVQDFRPNQKLKKSLLRPSLYFDAGEIQAMRQKSRTSHLHLFRAIRNAVTVMLSNPTYYLPPPKHADFAAKWNEIYGNNLPPLALYCLLCPEDKVAFEFVLEYMDRMVGYKDWLVENAPGDEVPVGHSLTGFATAFDFLYNLLDGHRRQKYLEKIWIITEEMYEYSKVRSWGKQLLHNHQATNMIALLTGALVTGVDKGSKVNLWKQVVVDVMEKTMFLLNHIVDGSLDEGVAYGSYTAKSVTQYVFLAQRHFNINNLDNNWLKMHFWFYYATLLPGFQRTVGIADSNYNWFYGPESQLVFLDKFILKNGAGNWLAQQIRRHRPKDGPMVPSTAQRWSTLHTEYIWYDPQLTPQPPAEYGTAKMHIFPNWGVVTYGAGLPNTQTNTFVSFKSGKLGGRAVYDIVHFQPYSWIDGWRSFNPGHEHPDQNSFTFAPNGQVFVSEALYGPKLSHLNNVLVFAPSPTSQCNNPWEGQLGECAQWLKWTGEEVGDAAGEIITASQHGEMIFVSGEAVSAYSSAMKLKSVYRALLLLNSQTLLVVDHIEKQEDSPIESVSAFFHNLDIDFKYIPYRFMSRYNGAMMDVWDAHYKMFWFDHHGNSPIASIQEAEQAAEFKKRWTQFVNVTFQMESRITRIAYVFYGPYVNVSSCRFIDNSDSGLQISLNVNNTEQVVSIVTDYHNLKTRFDYLGFGGFANVADQGQITRFGLGTQAIVKPRRHDRVIFPFGFKFNIAVGLILCISLVILTFQWRFYLSFRKLMRWILILVIALWFIELLDVWSTCTQPICAKWARTEAEASAKSSSSEGHHIDLPDVVITSLPGSGAEILKQLFFNSSDFLYIRVPTAYIDIPETEFEIDSFVDACEWKASDIRTMHFRLLRGWLQSLVQDTKLHLQNIHLHEPSRAKLAQYFTMNKDKKRKLKRRESLPEQRSRMKGAFDRDAEYIRALRRHLVYYPSARPVLSLSSGSWTLKLHFFQEVLGASMRALYIVRDPRAWIYSMLYSSKPSLYSLKNVPGHLAKLFKIEGGKGKCNLNSGYALEYESLRKELSKSTSSAVSLLAHLWLANTAAALRINTDLLPASYQLIKFEDIVHFPQKTTERIFAFLGIPLSPASLNQILFATSTNLFYLPYEGEISPTNINVWKQNLPRDEVKLIESICWTLMDHLGYPKFVD, from the coding sequence ATGGCGTTAATGTTTACAggacatttcttatttttagtattaGCGATGTTTGCTTTCTCTACTTTTGAGGAATCTGTGAGCAATTACTCTGATTGGGCAGTTTTCACAGATGATATAGATCAGTTTAAGACACAGAAAGTGCAAGATTTCAGACCCAACCAAAAGCTGAAGAAAAGTCTGCTTCGTCCAAGTTTATATTTTGATGCAGGAGAAATCCAAGCAATGAGACAAAAGTCTCGCACAAGCCATTTGCACCTTTTCAGAGCTATCAGAAACGCAGTGACAGTTATGCTGTCCAACCCAACATACTACCTACCTCCACCCAAGCATGCTGATTTTGCTGCCAAGTGGAATGAAATTTATGGTAACAATCTGCCTCCTTTAGCACTGTACTGTTTGTTATGCCCGGAAGACAAAGTTGCCTTTGAATTTGTCTTGGAATATATGGACAGGATGGTTGGCTACAAAGACTGGCTAGTTGAGAATGCACCCGGGGATGAGGTTCCAGTTGGCCATTCCTTAACAGGTTTTGCCACTGCCTTTGACTTTTTATATAACTTATTAGATGGTCATCGAAGACAGAAATACCTGGAAAAAATATGGATTATTACTGAGGAAATGTATGAGTATTCCAAGGTCCGCTCATGGGGCAAACAACTTCTCCATAACCACCAAGCTACTAATATGATAGCATTACTCACTGGGGCCTTGGTGACTGGGGTCGATAAAGGGTCTAAAGTAAATCTGTGGAAACAGGTTGTAGTAGATGTGATGGAAAAGACGATGTTTCTATTGAATCATATTGTGGATGGTTCTTTGGATGAAGGTGTGGCCTATGGAAGCTACACAGCAAAATCAGTCACACAGTATGTTTTTCTGGCCCAGCGCCATTTTAATATCAACAACTTGGATAATAACTGGTTAAAAATGCACTTTTGGTTCTATTATGCCACCCTGTTACCAGGCTTCCAAAGAACTGTGGGTATAGCAGATTCTAATTATAATTGGTTTTATGGTCCAGAGAGCCAGTTAGTTTTTTTGGATAAGTTCATCTTAAAGAATGGGGCTGGAAACTGGTTAGCCCAGCAAATTAGAAGGCACCGACCTAAAGATGGACCTATGGTCCCCTCCACTGCACAGAGGTGGAGTACTCTTCACACTGAATACATCTGGTATGATCCCCAGCTCACCCCACAGCCTCCTGCTGAATACGGTACTGCAAAAATGCACATATTCCCTAACTGGGGTGTCGTCACTTATGGGGCTGGGTTGCCAAATACACAGACCAATACCTTTGTGTCTTTTAAATCTGGGAAGTTAGGGGGGCGAGCTGTGTATGACATAGTTCACTTTCAGCCGTACTCCTGGATTGATGGGTGGAGGAGCTTTAACCCAGGACATGAACATCCAGATCAGAACTCGTTTACTTTTGCCCCCAATGGGCAGGTATTTGTTTCTGAAGCTCTCTATGGACCCAAGTTGAGCCACCTTAACAATGTGCTGGTGTTTGCTCCGTCACCTACAAGCCAGTGTAATAATCCCTGGGAAGGTCAGCTGGGAGAATGTGCACAGTGGCTTAAGTGGACCGGTGAGGAGGTTGGTGACGCAGCTGGGGAAATCATCACTGCCTCTCAACATGGAGAAATGATATTTGTGAGTGGGGAAGCAGTGTCTGCGTATTCTTCAGCAATGAAGCTGAAAAGTGTATATCGTGCTTTACTTCTCTTAAATTCTCAAACTTTGCTAGTTGTTGATCACATTGAGAAGCAAGAAGATTCCCCGATAGAATCTGTCAGTGCCTTCTTTCATAATTTGGATATTGATTTTAAGTACATCCCGTATAGGTTTATGAGCAGGTATAATGGCGCCATGATGGATGTGTGGGATGCACACTATAAAATGTTTTGGTTTGATCATCATGGCAATAGCCCCATTGCTAGTATCCAGGAAGCAGAGCAAGcagctgaatttaaaaaaaggtgGACTCAGTTTGTTAATGTTACATTTCAGATGGAATCCAGAATCACAAGAATTGCTTATGTCTTTTATGGGCCATATGTCAATGTTTCCAGCTGCAGATTTATTGATAATTCTGATTCTGGACTTCAGATTTCTCTCAATGTCAATAATACTGAACAGGTGGTTTCCATTGTAACTGACTACCATAACCTGAAGACAAGATTTGATTATCTGGGATTTGGTGGCTTTGCCAATGTGGCTGATCAGGGCCAAATAACCAGATTTGGTTTGGGCACTCAAGCAATAGTAAAGCCCAGAAGACATGATAGAGTTATTTTCCCCTTTGGATTTAAATTTAACATAGCAGTTGGGTTGATTTTGTGCATTAGCTTGGTGATTTTAACTTTTCAGTGGCGGTTTTACCTTTCTTTTAGAAAGCTAATGCGGTGGATCCTAATACTTGTTATTGCCTTGTGGTTTATTGAGCTGCTGGATGTGTGGAGCACTTGCACTCAGCCCATCTGTGCAAAATGGGCAAGGACAGAGGCCGAGGCAAGCGCGAAGTCTTCATCTTCCGAAGGGCACCACATTGATCTTCCCGATGTTGTCATTACCTCACTTCCTGGTTCAGGAGCTGAAATTCTCAAACAGCTTTTTTTCAACAGTAGCGATTTTCTCTACATCAGGGTTCCTACAGCCTACATTGATATCCCTGAAACTGAATTTGAAATCGACTCATTTGTGGATGCCTGTGAATGGAAGGCATCGGATATCCGCACCATGCATTTCCGTTTACTCCGAGGCTGGTTGCAGTCCTTAGTCCAAGACACAAAATTACATTTGCAGAACATCCATCTGCATGAACCTAGTAGGGCTAAACTGGCCCAATATTTTACAATGAataaggacaaaaaaagaaaactgaaaaggagAGAGTCTTTGCCAGAACAAAGAAGTAGAATGAAAGGCGCCTTTGATAGAGATGCTGAATACATTAGGGCTTTGAGGAGACACCTGGTCTATTACCCAAGTGCACGGCCTGTGCTCAGTTTAAGCAGCGGGAGCTGGACCTTAAAGCTTCATTTTTTTCAGGAAGTTTTAGGAGCTTCCATGAGGGCATTGTACATAGTGAGGGACCCTCGGGCATGGATTTATTCAATGCTGTACAGTAGTAAACCAAGTCTTTACTCTTTGAAGAATGTACCAGGGCACTTAGCTAAATTGTTTAAAATAGAGGGAGGTAAAGGCAAATGTAACTTAAATTCGGGCTATGCTTTGGAGTATGAATCATTGAGGAAAGAATTATCAAAATCCACGTCAAGTGCAGTCTCCCTGTTGGCTCATTTGTGGCTTGCAAACACAGCAGCGGCCCTAAGAATAAATACGGATTTGCTGCCTGCCAGCTACCAGCTGATCAAGTTTGAAGATATTGTGCATTTTCCTCAGAAAACCACTGAAAGGATTTTTGCCTTTCTTGGAATTCCTTTGTCTCCTGCTAGTTTAAACCAAATATTGTTTGCCACCTCCACGAACCTTTTCTATCTTCCCTATGAAGGGGAAATATCACCAACTAATATTAATGTTTGGAAACAAAACTTGCCTAGAGATGAAGTTAAACTCATTGAAAGCATCTGCTGGACACTGATGGATCATCTAGGATATCCAAAGTTTGTGGACTAG